A region from the Aegilops tauschii subsp. strangulata cultivar AL8/78 chromosome 5, Aet v6.0, whole genome shotgun sequence genome encodes:
- the LOC109753017 gene encoding LOW QUALITY PROTEIN: uncharacterized protein (The sequence of the model RefSeq protein was modified relative to this genomic sequence to represent the inferred CDS: inserted 2 bases in 1 codon), with product MDRQAIASKSELEHILLDEGAEPKALPLSLLEHITSSFSADKEIGDGGFARVYKGVLDNGTVAVKKLFGTVDLDEKKFSEEVRCLMKAKHKNIVRFLGYCSDTQGEMVDCEGKLVLADVRKRLLCFEYLPKGSLDKQITDASCGLEWSKRYQIISGICDGLYYLHQNHIVHLDLKPANILLHDNMMPKIADFGLSRCFDEKQSQTITSNMLGTIGYLAPEFYARRQITFKLDIYSLGMVIIEILTGEKGYADIDNVLERWRSRLDKSQEDKQLVQVRVCTEIAIECTDFNPAKRPDAHHIIDRLGATRNADEFATETEANSSSSVPKLAAVSPGPTICPENAMDNELKKSTEELFSMTDQIQCFSSMPDDSSNVQLDTGIRETTSDVEEALIIGRTEEKQKIVATLSESITPEVTILPIYGFGGIGKTTLAQLVFNDSQFAGYSRVWVYVSQNFDLNKIGNSIISQLSEESHVTEKQMIHNHLRKLLAGKKILIVLDDVWEKNPDTLKSLKAMLRLGADSMVKIIVTTRDEAIAREICHTVEPYKLETLTDKFCWKILKQKTAFKNRVDKKQLKHIGREIATKCGGVALAAQSLGYTLNGKTSDEWESVRDNYIWTVPTPEDPSSKNHEVQASLLLSYHHMPECLKMCFSYCAIFPKGHNIVKCDLIHQWIALGFIEPSTIFDTMQLGEKYVTQLLGMSFLQYSKTPSSDGRRDKGVTLFTLHDLVHDLAAAMLADKVNKKGNAVESSCHYALVTDCSKPLQLSTSSPENTYFKKTFYPFQKRSSTEKIKALFFLNCGKIELRGGAFSPAKCLLVLDLSECFIRKLPSSIGQLKQLRYLHAPRIQDQENPNCISELSQLSYLNLGDSHCISALPESIGDMKGLMHLDLSGCVGISDLPKSFAKLKQLVYLDLSYCKMSISEALGGFTKLQHLNLSDKFTMHTKHIIGHPEVIGNLIKLRYLNLSWCMDVVAPDQINSLVCCISTLSNLEHLDLSCNTGICSIPESIGNLRKLHTLDLSGCYNLKKLPDSMVNMVSLKDLFVEEELTLDEPLLXLGCASLPHFVVHASSDKCCSNIILLQPTNPDKLTIDALENVKSAEEAHSIKLIEKQKMKRLTFQWTVAAGRFVDDEEVLEKLVPPSSVQKLSITGYNSLSLPDWFVGIRQYLPNLCVIKLRNFPKCKNLPPLGQLPNLQELCLRGMPCLEEWNMAYTSGEKFANELMFPKLQRLDIRKCAKLRIKLCLCRAMILFIVDCDNVLSSWGEILSHNSASSSSPITNLNVSDSKLFHHLPAPHSLAIRFRNDLTTLPENRQQFSSLQSLSLRLGRSNEAELPRWLFELTSLQELEISHPKLEKLNEDTRQLTGLQSLSLSHCESMASLPEWLGELTSLKRFQIKYCKGIRSLPDSIRKLTNLEYLAIDGCSTLRKWCESQENKMKLAHIRWKHLVLDNAHEEHIPEYGTAGL from the exons ATGGACCGCCAAGCTATTGCCTCAAAAAGTGAACTGGAGCATATTCTACTTGATGAAGGCGCGGAACCAAAGGCCCTGCCATTATCACTTCTGGAGCACATCACAAGCAGTTTCTCTGCTGACAAAGAAATTGGAGATGGTGGCTTTGCAAGGGTTTATAAG GGAGTGCTAGACAATGGCACGGTTGCTGTGAAGAAGCTTTTTGGAACGGTTgatcttgatgagaagaaattcAGTGAAGAGGTTCGTTGTCTAATGAAGGCAAAGCACAAAAATATAGTGCGGTTCCTAGGATATTGCTCTGATACACAAGGGGAAATGGTAGACTGTGAGGGAAAGCTTGTCTTAGCAGATGTGCGAAAAAGGTTACTCTGCTTTGAATATCTACCTAAAGGGAGTCTGGATAAGCAAATCACTG ATGCATCATGTGGACTTGAGTGGAGTAAACGCTATCAAATTATCAGTGGAATTTGCGACGGTTTATATTATCTTCACCAAAATCACATCGTTCACTTGGATCTTAAACCTGCAAATATACTGCTACATGATAATATGATGCCGAAAATAGCTGATTTCGGCCTCTCGAGGTGCTTCGATGAGAAGCAAAGCCAAACTATTACTTCTAATATGCTTGGAACTAT AGGATATTTGGCGCCAGAATTCTATGCACGCAGACAGATCACGTTCAAGCTAGACATATATAGTCTTGGTATGGTAATCATAGAGATACTAACAGGAGAGAAGGGATATGCTGATATTGATAAT GTACTTGAGAGGTGGAGAAGTAGGTTGGATAAATCTCAGGAAGACAAACAACTGGTACAAGTACGAGTATGCACAGAGATAGCTATTGAGTGCACTGACTTTAACCCGGCGAAAAGACCTGATGCTCATCATATAATTGATAGGCTTGGTGCAACAAGAAATGCAGATGAGTTTGCTACTGAAACAGAGGCAAATAGTAGTTCATCAGTACCAAAG TTGGCAGCTGTCTCCCCTGGTCCCACAATTTGTCCTGAGAATGCAATGGATAATGAGTTGAAGAAGTCAACAGAAGAATTGTTTAGTATGACAGATCAAATCCAGTGTTTCAGTTCGATGCCAGATGACAGTTCTAATGTGCAGCTAGATACGGGCATACGGGAAACAACATCGGATGTGGAAGAAGCACTGATCATCGGGAGGACTGAAGAGAAGCAGAAAATAGTGGCTACTTTATCTGAGAGCATCACACCAGAGGTCACCATTCTTCCAATATATGGCTTTGGAGGTATTGGCAAGACAACCTTGGCTCAACTAGTTTTTAATGATTCTCAGTTTGCTGGCTACTCCAGGGTGTGGGTCTATGTGTCCCAAAATTTTGACTTGAATAAAATTGGCAACTCTATAATATCACAGTTATCAGAGGAGAGTCATGTAACTGAAAAACAGATGATACATAATCACCTCAGAAAGCTACTTGCTGGTAAGAAGATTCTTATTGTCTTAGATGACGTGTGGGAGAAGAATCCAGATACACTAAAATCTTTGAAGGCTATGTTAAGACTTGGTGCAGATAGCATGGTGAAAATTATCGTAACCACAAGAGATGAAGCCATTGCAAGGGAAATTTGTCATACAGTTGAGCCATACAAGCTAGAGACTTTGACAGATAAATTTTGTTGGAAAATATTAAAACAGAAAACTGCCTTCAAAAATCGAGTCGACAAGAAACAGTTGAAGCATATAGGAAGGGAGATTGCCACCAAATGTGGAGGTGTCGCCTTAGCGGCTCAATCACTTGGATACACGTTGAACGGCAAGACGTCTGACGAATGGGAGTCAGTGAGGGACAACTATATCTGGACTGTACCTACTCCGGAGGATCCATCATCAAAAAATCATGAAGTGCAAGCGTCCTTGTTATTAAGCTATCACCACATGCCTGAATGCTTGAAGATGTGCTTTTCCTATTGTGCAATCTTTCCAAAAGGTCACAATATAGTGAAGTGTGATCTAATTCACCAATGGATAGCTCTTGGATTCATTGAGCCATCTACGATATTTGATACTATGCAGCTTGGCGAAAAATATGTTACACAGCTTTTGGGGATGTCGTTCCTTCAATATTCAAAGACACCTTCG AGTGATGGACGGCGGGACAAAGGTGTTACCTTGTTCACGTTGCATGACCTAGTGCATGATCTTGCAGCAGCGATGTTGGCCGACAAAGTTAATAAAAAGGGCAATGCTGTAGAAAGCAGTTGCCACTATGCATTGGTCACAGATTGTAGCAAGCCATTGCAGTTGTCAACAAGTTCTCCTGAAAATACCTATTTCAAAAAAACCTTTTACCCGTTTCAAAAAAGGAGTTCTACTGAAAAAATAAAGGCATTGTTTTTTCTGAACTGTGGCAAAATAGAGCTCCGTGGTGGTGCATTTTCACCTGCTAAGTGTCTCCTTGTCTTAGATTTAAGTGAATGCTTTATTCGGAAGTTACCTAGTTCTATTGGACAATTGAAGCAGTTAAGATATCTTCATGCTCCACGGATCCAAGATCAGGAGAATCCCAATTGTATCTCCGAGCTCTCACAATTAAGTTACCTCAACCTTGGAGACTCTCATTGTATCTCAGCATTGCCGGAGTCAATTGGAGATATGAAAGGTCTGATGCATCTTGATTTATCAGGTTGTGTTGGAATAAGTGACCTCCCAAAATCATTTGCGAAGCTGAAGCAGTTGGTGTATCTTGATTTATCATATTGCAAAATGTCTATATCAGAAGCTTTGGGTGGTTTTACCAAACTTCAGCATCTGAATTTATCAGATAAATTTACTATGCACACAAAGCACATCATAGGGCATCCAGAGGTCATCGGCAACCTAATCAAACTCAGGTACTTGAATCTATCGTGGTGCATGGACGTCGTGGCCCCGGACCAAATTAACAGTTTGGTTTGCTGTATCAGTACCCTTTCTAATCTAGAGCATCTGGACTTGTCATGTAATACCGGGATTTGTAGTATACCAGAAAGTATTGGCAACCTCAGGAAGCTTCATACATTGGACCTCTCAGGCTGCTACAACCTAAAGAAGCTTCCCGATAGTATGGTTAATATGGTTAGTTTGAAGGATCTATTTGTGGAAGAAGAACTTACATTGGATGAACCATTGCT CCTCGGTTGTGCCTCATTGCCACACTTTGTGGTGCATGCTTCAAGTGACAAATGTTGTAGCAATATCATTCTGCTTCAGCCTACAAATCCTGATAAACTGACGATAGATGCACTTGAAAATGTGAAGTCTGCAGAAGAGGCACACAGTATAAAACTGATAGAGAAACAAAAAATGAAAAGGCTAACATTTCAATGGACTGTAGCTGCTGGGAGGTTTGTGGATGACGAGGAGGTGTTGGAAAAACTAGTGCCACCAAGCAGTGTACAGAAATTGTCTATAACTGGTTACAACAGTCTCAGCCTTCCTGATTGGTTCGTGGGTATTAGGCAATATCTCCCTAATCTTTGTGTGATAAAGTTGAGGAATTTTCCGAAGTGCAAGAACCTACCACCACTTGGTCAACTACCAAACCTACAAGAGCTGTGTCTCCGCGGTATGCCTTGCTTGGAAGAGTGGAACATGGCATATACCAGTGGCGAGAAATTTGCAAATGAGCTCATGTTCCCTAAGCTTCAGAGGTTGGACATAAGGAAATGTGCCAAGTTGAGGATAAAACTATGTCTTTGTAGAGCTATGATTTTGTTCATAGTAGATTGCGATAATGTGCTATCATCATGGGGAGAGATCTTGTCACACAACAGTGCTTCCTCCTCTTCCCCAATTACAAATCTTAATGTTTCTGACAGCAAGTTGTTTCACCACCTCCCCGCCCCGCATAGTTTAGCTATCAGGTTTCGCAATGATCTAACCACCTTACCTGAGAATCGCCAACAGTTCTCCTCCCTCCAATCATTGTCCCTGCGGCTAGGACGCAGCAACGAAGCAGAACTGCCAAGATGGCTGTTTGAGCTTACATCTCTTCAGGAGCTGGAGATAAGCCACCCAAAGCTAGAGAAACTGAATGAAGACACTAGGCAACTCACAGGACTACAGTCACTAAGTCTGTCTCATTGTGAAAGCATGGCATCACTACCGGAATGGTTAGGAGAACTTACCTCTCTCAAGAGATTTCAGATCAAGTACTGCAAAGGGATCAGATCATTGCCAGATAGCATACGAAAACTGACCAACCTTGAATATCTGGCCATTGATGGCTGCTCTACATTAAGGAAGTGGTGTGAATCACAGGAGAACAAGATGAAGCTTGCTCACATTAGATGGAAG CACTTGGTATTAGACAATGCACATGAAGAACACATACCAGAGTATGGGACAGCAGGCTTGTGA